In the genome of Myxococcus stipitatus, one region contains:
- a CDS encoding CHAT domain-containing protein: MSPPCNKLYLFLDGELPPVDEENFRHHLARCVMCATGLHEAMQLELLGFQAMHLDGETPEDLVIVPRLEERVARPRPTWRGRLRARVPAWMRRTQGWAAGAAGLAVVALLLVLTVNVAGGTPPEVWLAHPAHRSLEARVAYARADGYRRYVPMRAGPEVSLVTTPLPLRELAELEEQGDLHGIAAAYLVRKDLRQASDFLRRTPASLDRDSDLALVALEQGRREDALEMLESVLRKSPDHPQALWNRALVLREMGLTLQAADAFDEVAALGEPGWSEEARIRALALRSETMRRSRDFHDARAAAQNLATLEGARLPLEEARRFPGVVRLGFYDAVRAAPTREAALRLLPLAEVLDDVQGDSTLRDTVNRVAGADFARRGPLARDYARLLRGEHPTPDAFLETLRSSGEDDLYLGALVARDVVERHLEDFERIARAGGDAWLTLLAERELSVREEHAGQWWKAEQRLRAALASCSGRGLAYRCATLRRRLADLFVRLHRPADALEEARDGWRLTRELGEWNLEQQFLQEMAQIARYRQSAASARAFLRESLARIPDDCEQRTYAHRNLAIVAWADFRPDEARQELEQATRCGRPLGMAGAWVLSYLARHGAQVRDEDLLRRTLDELRRGSRTQGEQALLTFLEGQFMLERDRASGRALLQGAIAAAEKLPLDVDARKARSFAYAVLMSDAGRVGSQEQVLELMGQALRVPVPRRCVLAMAVDHERTVTAVRDANGTLAGTYDEGRTAPLHGSAEGLVPPRLVAALRGCEHVDVLALPPVHGLPGLLPVEQAWSYRVGRTRMLPEARGQGGHHLVVTGVEAPASLGLETLMPLEAPRVPDPLRVELRGASATPSRVLREMAEAREIEIHTHGIFSPELSDASLLVLAPEADGRYALAASQVREQTLLGAPLVLLAACGAARSAPFLHEPVSLPVAFIEAGARTVLASTGDIPDTAGRFFESVRERIRAGTPPARALRDERLAWLAREPAATWPSQVLLFE; encoded by the coding sequence ATGAGCCCTCCGTGTAACAAATTGTATCTGTTCCTGGATGGCGAATTGCCACCCGTCGATGAAGAGAACTTCCGCCATCACCTGGCGCGCTGCGTGATGTGCGCCACCGGGCTGCACGAGGCGATGCAGTTGGAGTTGCTCGGCTTCCAGGCGATGCATCTGGACGGAGAGACGCCCGAGGACCTGGTCATCGTTCCCCGGCTCGAGGAGCGGGTGGCGCGGCCCAGGCCCACGTGGCGTGGACGCCTGCGCGCCCGGGTGCCCGCATGGATGCGGCGCACCCAGGGATGGGCCGCGGGCGCGGCGGGGCTGGCCGTGGTGGCCCTGTTGCTGGTGCTGACCGTGAATGTGGCGGGCGGCACGCCTCCCGAGGTGTGGCTGGCGCATCCCGCACACCGCTCGTTGGAGGCACGCGTGGCCTACGCGCGAGCGGATGGCTACCGGCGCTACGTGCCCATGCGCGCGGGCCCCGAGGTGTCCCTGGTCACCACGCCGCTGCCGCTGCGCGAGCTGGCGGAGCTGGAGGAGCAGGGGGACCTGCACGGCATCGCCGCCGCGTACCTGGTGCGCAAGGACTTGCGGCAGGCCTCGGACTTCCTGCGCCGCACGCCCGCGTCGTTGGACCGGGACAGCGACCTGGCCCTCGTCGCGCTGGAGCAGGGGCGGCGCGAGGATGCGCTGGAGATGCTGGAGTCGGTGCTGCGCAAGTCTCCGGACCATCCCCAGGCGCTGTGGAATCGCGCGCTGGTGTTGCGGGAGATGGGGCTGACGCTCCAGGCGGCGGATGCCTTCGACGAAGTGGCGGCGCTGGGCGAGCCGGGCTGGAGCGAGGAGGCGCGGATTCGGGCCCTGGCCCTGCGCAGCGAGACGATGCGGCGCTCGCGAGACTTCCACGACGCGCGGGCGGCGGCGCAGAACCTGGCCACGCTGGAAGGGGCGCGGCTTCCATTAGAGGAAGCCCGGCGCTTCCCGGGCGTGGTGCGGCTGGGCTTCTACGACGCGGTGAGGGCGGCGCCCACGCGTGAGGCGGCGCTGCGGCTGTTGCCGCTCGCGGAGGTCCTCGATGACGTGCAGGGCGACTCCACCTTGCGCGACACCGTGAACCGCGTGGCCGGCGCGGACTTCGCGCGACGGGGCCCGCTGGCGCGCGACTACGCCCGGCTCCTGCGCGGCGAGCACCCCACGCCGGACGCGTTCCTGGAGACGCTGCGGAGCTCCGGAGAGGACGACCTGTACCTGGGCGCACTCGTGGCGCGCGACGTGGTGGAGCGCCACCTGGAGGACTTCGAGCGCATCGCCCGCGCGGGGGGAGACGCGTGGCTGACGCTCCTGGCGGAGCGCGAGCTGTCCGTGCGCGAGGAGCATGCGGGACAGTGGTGGAAGGCCGAGCAGCGGCTCCGCGCGGCGCTGGCGTCGTGCTCCGGGCGGGGCCTGGCGTACCGCTGCGCGACGCTCCGGCGCAGGCTGGCGGACCTCTTCGTGCGGCTGCACCGTCCCGCCGATGCGCTGGAAGAGGCGCGCGACGGGTGGCGGCTGACGCGCGAGCTGGGAGAGTGGAACCTGGAGCAGCAGTTCCTCCAGGAGATGGCGCAGATTGCCCGCTACCGGCAGAGCGCGGCCAGCGCGCGGGCCTTCCTGCGCGAGTCCTTGGCGCGCATCCCGGATGACTGCGAGCAGCGCACGTATGCGCATCGCAACCTGGCCATCGTCGCGTGGGCGGACTTCCGTCCCGACGAGGCCCGACAGGAATTGGAGCAGGCCACGCGGTGCGGGCGCCCGCTGGGGATGGCGGGGGCGTGGGTGCTCTCGTATCTGGCCCGCCATGGCGCGCAGGTCCGTGACGAGGACCTGCTGCGGCGCACGCTGGATGAGCTGCGGCGGGGCTCTCGGACACAAGGCGAGCAGGCGCTGCTGACGTTCCTGGAAGGTCAGTTCATGTTGGAGCGCGACCGCGCGTCGGGCCGGGCGCTGCTCCAGGGCGCCATCGCCGCGGCGGAGAAGCTCCCGCTGGATGTGGACGCGCGCAAGGCGCGCAGCTTCGCGTACGCCGTGCTGATGAGCGACGCGGGCCGCGTGGGCTCCCAGGAGCAGGTGCTGGAGCTGATGGGCCAGGCCCTGCGCGTGCCCGTGCCGCGCCGCTGTGTGCTGGCCATGGCCGTGGACCACGAGCGCACCGTGACCGCCGTGCGCGACGCGAACGGGACGCTGGCGGGCACGTATGACGAAGGGCGGACCGCGCCCCTCCATGGCTCCGCCGAGGGGCTTGTCCCTCCGCGCCTGGTCGCGGCGCTCCGAGGGTGTGAGCACGTGGACGTGCTGGCCCTGCCGCCCGTGCATGGCCTGCCGGGGCTGCTTCCCGTGGAGCAGGCGTGGAGCTACCGCGTGGGGCGGACGCGGATGCTGCCGGAGGCTCGGGGGCAGGGCGGGCATCACCTGGTCGTGACGGGCGTGGAGGCTCCGGCGTCGCTGGGCCTGGAGACGCTCATGCCCCTGGAGGCCCCGCGTGTCCCCGACCCGCTGCGCGTGGAGCTCCGGGGCGCGTCGGCCACGCCGTCGCGGGTGCTTCGGGAGATGGCGGAGGCGCGCGAGATTGAAATCCACACCCACGGCATCTTCAGCCCGGAGCTGTCGGACGCCTCGCTGCTGGTGCTCGCGCCGGAAGCGGACGGGCGCTATGCGCTGGCCGCGTCGCAGGTGCGGGAGCAGACGCTGCTCGGAGCCCCGCTGGTGCTGCTCGCCGCGTGTGGCGCGGCCCGCTCCGCGCCGTTCCTCCACGAGCCGGTGAGCCTGCCGGTGGCCTTCATCGAGGCGGGGGCGCGCACCGTGCTCGCCTCCACGGGCGACATCCCCGACACCGCCGGGCGCTTCTTCGAGTCCGTGCGCGAGCGCATCCGCGCCGGGACGCCTCCCGCCCGAGCCCTGCGCGACGAGCGCCTGGCGTGGCTGGCCCGCGAGCCCGCCGCGACGTGGCCCTCCCAGGTCCTCCTCTTCGAGTGA
- a CDS encoding RNA polymerase sigma factor: MKDHRIASVKRFAVAYSAGVAHEGFEEFAQRVRPMLVALAKRLCGQGGIDPEDLAQEALVRALVHHANLSAQPEPVYRAWLCRALTNHFLDQCRKRRTELLEQERRDIRLVREDVASPDAHTGEMWERITDADLVKAISRLPNPRVREAFELHAKGMRYRAIAQQMGVPEGTVGSWLFQARKELRELLLPLTGGGGAA; this comes from the coding sequence ATGAAGGACCATCGCATTGCCTCGGTGAAGCGATTCGCCGTGGCCTACAGTGCCGGCGTGGCACACGAAGGCTTCGAGGAGTTTGCCCAGCGCGTCAGGCCCATGCTCGTGGCCCTGGCGAAGCGTCTGTGTGGCCAGGGTGGCATCGACCCCGAGGACCTGGCGCAAGAAGCGCTGGTCCGGGCGCTCGTCCACCACGCCAACCTGTCCGCTCAGCCAGAGCCCGTGTACCGGGCGTGGCTGTGCCGGGCGTTGACCAATCATTTCCTGGACCAGTGCCGCAAGCGAAGGACGGAGCTGTTGGAGCAGGAGCGCCGGGACATCCGGCTGGTGCGCGAGGATGTGGCGTCTCCCGACGCCCACACCGGTGAGATGTGGGAGCGCATCACCGACGCGGACCTGGTGAAGGCCATTTCCCGGCTGCCCAACCCCCGGGTGCGCGAGGCGTTCGAGTTGCACGCCAAGGGCATGCGGTACCGCGCCATCGCCCAGCAGATGGGCGTGCCCGAGGGGACCGTGGGGAGCTGGTTGTTCCAGGCGCGCAAGGAACTGCGTGAGCTGCTGTTGCCGCTGACGGGCGGGGGAGGGGCCGCATGA
- a CDS encoding CHAT domain-containing protein: MNSACNDLQRFLDGQMNAGEQGRFREHLGRCLHCEAGFLEGIQLELLAHKALTPEVNPSEGLSPPRPPPPEPGGWKSLLRRRGGLVLLVAGLALSLLVPSLDHAGVDSMSWLVKEGSRVLEARVTYPAVDSHYRPFVPNRGGAVSAPGVETVPIQALSKLEARGDLHGIATAYLLRGAPRQAEAFLKRLPPSADRDSDLALLALEDARQGGGPVDTHSARLEEALVLLDGVLRAAPRHPQALWNRALVLGELGLSLQAADSFSEVAKLEEAGWSAEAETRARTLREATLLRGRKWKEAFASTRDLLTDPAAPVPLELAREHPGIVRLGFYDAVRAATTRAEVLRLQPLARALDERYGGQVLQRWVSQVAERDFARRAPLAREYARMVLGTLPPSGEVMARLRDSGEEDLYLGALVRAAAGRHPADVATLVRLGRASEDPWMQLLVEVEQAKVEQREGRSWAAETRLLESLETCLKQRMVYRCLSLERALADLYLELHRPAEAFQHAWSGWGRAREALEWQYEQVFLQLLADVARYQHSFTSARAYLEESLLRMPEDCAQRTHVHSNIALLEWQRFRPKAARESLERALECERPLGLTGALTLSEMARSIPSGNDAQVLRRALADLRRGGVSPGREALLLSIEGQFVMEASRDAGQSLIHRSLALAEQEPDSVDARKAHAFGYATLISEAGREGAWDEALRLMGQELLLEPVPMRCLLAVSLQHERTLVLVRDAKGALKGSYSTERKEPLRDDASGLVPAELLKELVGCTHVDVLTRPPVHGLTGLLPDFLAWSYRVGRGVQPPAVVGGRSNHLVITEVSSPPSLRLPKLGALTPPRVPDPWRVELRGAEATPSRVLSEMTEASEVEIHTHGLYSSSMSDASMVVLAPDSDGSFALTADKVRRTRLSRAPLVLLAACGAARTAPFPHESFSLPMAFISAGASAVLASSVEIPDTAGAFFEKVRERIRAGTRPSVALRDSRASWREAHPEDARWLSHVLLFE; the protein is encoded by the coding sequence ATGAACAGCGCATGCAATGACTTGCAGCGCTTCCTCGACGGGCAGATGAACGCGGGGGAGCAGGGTCGGTTTCGGGAACACCTGGGGCGATGCCTGCATTGCGAGGCCGGCTTCCTCGAGGGGATTCAGCTGGAGCTGCTCGCGCACAAGGCGCTGACGCCGGAGGTGAATCCATCGGAGGGCCTGTCTCCACCGAGGCCCCCTCCACCGGAGCCCGGTGGCTGGAAGTCCCTGCTCCGGAGGCGTGGAGGGCTGGTGTTGCTGGTCGCGGGGCTCGCCCTGTCCCTGCTCGTCCCGAGCCTCGACCACGCGGGTGTGGACTCGATGTCCTGGCTCGTCAAGGAGGGCTCGCGTGTCCTCGAGGCGCGCGTGACGTACCCCGCCGTGGACTCGCATTACCGGCCGTTCGTCCCGAACCGAGGCGGCGCCGTGTCGGCTCCTGGCGTGGAGACGGTGCCCATCCAGGCGCTGTCGAAGCTGGAGGCGCGAGGAGACCTGCATGGCATCGCCACGGCCTATCTGCTCCGTGGCGCGCCCCGGCAGGCGGAGGCCTTCCTGAAGCGGCTGCCCCCGTCGGCGGACCGGGACAGCGACCTCGCGTTGCTCGCGCTGGAGGACGCGCGCCAGGGCGGTGGGCCCGTGGATACGCACTCGGCCCGGCTGGAGGAGGCGCTCGTGCTCCTCGATGGCGTGCTGCGCGCGGCGCCTCGGCATCCGCAGGCGCTGTGGAATCGAGCCCTCGTGCTGGGGGAGCTGGGGCTGTCGCTGCAAGCCGCCGACTCTTTCAGCGAGGTCGCGAAGTTGGAGGAGGCCGGATGGAGCGCGGAGGCGGAGACCCGGGCGCGAACGCTGCGCGAGGCGACGCTGCTGCGAGGGCGCAAGTGGAAGGAGGCCTTCGCGTCGACTCGGGACCTCCTGACGGACCCCGCCGCGCCGGTGCCCTTGGAGTTGGCGCGTGAGCATCCGGGCATCGTGCGGCTGGGCTTCTATGACGCGGTCCGCGCGGCGACCACGCGTGCGGAGGTGCTGCGGCTCCAGCCTCTGGCGCGGGCGCTGGATGAGCGCTACGGCGGACAGGTCCTCCAGCGGTGGGTCTCGCAGGTCGCGGAGCGGGACTTCGCGCGACGAGCGCCGCTGGCTCGGGAGTACGCGCGAATGGTGCTGGGCACATTGCCGCCCTCGGGCGAGGTGATGGCGCGACTTCGGGACTCCGGAGAGGAGGACCTTTATCTCGGGGCGCTCGTGCGCGCGGCGGCCGGACGACACCCGGCCGACGTGGCGACGCTGGTTCGACTGGGCCGAGCGTCCGAGGACCCGTGGATGCAACTGCTCGTCGAGGTGGAGCAGGCGAAGGTGGAGCAACGCGAGGGCCGGTCGTGGGCCGCGGAGACGCGGCTCTTGGAGTCGCTGGAGACGTGCCTGAAGCAGCGCATGGTGTATCGCTGCTTGAGCCTGGAGCGCGCGCTCGCGGACCTCTACCTGGAGCTGCACCGTCCGGCGGAGGCGTTCCAGCATGCGTGGAGCGGGTGGGGCCGCGCGAGGGAGGCGCTCGAGTGGCAATACGAGCAGGTGTTCCTCCAGTTGCTCGCGGACGTGGCGCGCTACCAGCACTCCTTCACGAGCGCTCGCGCCTACCTCGAGGAGTCCTTGCTGCGCATGCCGGAGGACTGCGCCCAGCGCACGCATGTCCACAGCAACATCGCGCTGTTGGAGTGGCAGCGGTTCCGTCCGAAGGCGGCGCGCGAATCGCTGGAGCGAGCGCTGGAGTGTGAGCGACCCCTGGGATTGACGGGGGCCCTGACGCTGTCGGAGATGGCTCGCTCCATTCCGAGCGGGAATGACGCGCAGGTGCTGCGCCGAGCCCTCGCGGACCTTCGCCGCGGCGGAGTGTCCCCAGGCCGCGAGGCGCTGCTGCTCTCCATCGAAGGGCAGTTCGTGATGGAGGCGTCGCGCGACGCGGGACAGTCGCTCATCCATCGAAGCCTGGCGCTGGCGGAGCAGGAGCCGGACAGCGTGGACGCGCGCAAGGCACACGCCTTCGGCTACGCCACGTTGATCTCCGAAGCGGGGCGCGAAGGGGCCTGGGACGAGGCCCTTCGGTTGATGGGGCAGGAGCTGCTCCTGGAGCCCGTGCCCATGCGCTGCCTGTTGGCCGTGTCGCTCCAGCATGAGCGGACCCTGGTGCTCGTGCGAGACGCCAAGGGCGCGCTGAAGGGCAGCTACTCGACGGAGCGCAAGGAGCCGCTGCGCGATGACGCCTCGGGGCTGGTCCCTGCCGAGCTCCTGAAGGAGCTGGTGGGCTGCACGCACGTGGACGTCCTCACGCGCCCGCCAGTGCATGGCCTCACGGGGCTGCTGCCGGACTTCCTGGCCTGGAGCTATCGCGTGGGGCGCGGCGTGCAGCCTCCCGCCGTGGTGGGAGGCCGCTCGAACCACCTCGTCATCACCGAGGTCTCCAGTCCTCCGTCCCTCCGCTTGCCGAAGCTGGGAGCGCTCACGCCTCCGCGAGTACCGGACCCGTGGCGGGTGGAGCTCCGAGGCGCGGAGGCCACGCCGTCGCGGGTGCTGAGCGAGATGACGGAGGCCTCCGAAGTGGAGATCCACACGCACGGGCTCTACAGCTCGTCCATGTCGGATGCGTCGATGGTGGTGCTCGCGCCGGACTCGGACGGGAGCTTCGCGCTGACGGCCGACAAGGTCCGGCGGACGCGACTGTCGCGTGCGCCGCTGGTGCTGCTGGCCGCCTGTGGCGCGGCGAGGACGGCGCCCTTTCCCCATGAGTCCTTCAGCCTGCCCATGGCCTTCATCTCGGCGGGTGCGAGCGCGGTGCTGGCATCGTCGGTGGAGATTCCCGACACGGCGGGGGCCTTCTTCGAGAAGGTGCGTGAGCGCATCCGCGCGGGCACGCGTCCTTCCGTGGCGCTGCGGGACTCGCGTGCCTCCTGGCGGGAAGCGCACCCGGAGGACGCGCGGTGGCTCTCACACGTCCTCCTCTTCGAGTGA
- a CDS encoding sigma-70 family RNA polymerase sigma factor, producing the protein MSARPELRVVKPPGCAPVEDFEVFARQFQPALFAILRKSCAGIEHEAEDLVHDVLLRALLRWEDLQHWDAFKQRCWLGRVAKNCFLDRIRRRRSEADRLRSLLNLQDEFDGDDVAAQEELWGHVGEEDLKHALGFLSARLRQTFELFLQGMTYARIAKETGVPQGTVGARLHHARLELRELLRETAERRRREWRR; encoded by the coding sequence ATGAGCGCGAGACCAGAGCTGAGGGTCGTGAAACCGCCGGGGTGCGCACCCGTTGAAGACTTCGAAGTCTTCGCACGCCAGTTCCAGCCCGCCTTGTTTGCCATTCTCCGGAAGTCTTGTGCTGGGATTGAACACGAGGCCGAGGATCTGGTGCACGATGTGTTGCTGCGTGCGCTGCTCCGGTGGGAAGACCTACAGCATTGGGATGCCTTCAAGCAGCGCTGCTGGCTGGGAAGGGTGGCGAAGAACTGCTTCCTGGACCGGATTCGTCGGCGGCGGAGCGAGGCGGACCGGCTGCGGAGCCTGCTGAATCTCCAGGATGAGTTCGACGGGGACGACGTGGCCGCGCAGGAGGAACTCTGGGGCCATGTCGGTGAAGAGGACCTGAAGCACGCCCTGGGCTTCTTGAGTGCCCGGCTGCGTCAAACCTTCGAGCTGTTCCTGCAAGGAATGACGTACGCGCGCATCGCGAAGGAGACAGGGGTGCCGCAGGGCACGGTGGGGGCGCGGCTGCATCACGCTCGGTTGGAGCTGCGGGAACTTCTGAGAGAGACAGCCGAGCGGCGTCGGCGGGAGTGGCGGCGATGA
- a CDS encoding HAMP domain-containing sensor histidine kinase has protein sequence MGPLFAYSLVPVLSVSLLLCFTAAPRGRDARGLTLYCLATAVWSGALLLMCIPQAAWLGERFAATGAFTAAAYLHVAFDATRQRSYRLVVLAYVVATVVTLVGALFPDALYGPLAMQRGPLFWPVIALSVSAAGVPLLHLAREYRREAPERRPLLLSLVFVGVLAYSGGLGTALLLSAGHALPVGMYLVLAALLVLVQVVNSQQPPGERRLLERSLVYSALAAVLSAGFLFGVLTLMAGSGQPFLLQYRLGAFFLLALAALAFEPVRQRLQEWLGQRLLKGRATGTQLVAALAEQEARADQAARLAELGQFTSAVAHEVRNPLGVLAAHLKLLERQGVDADAVAAMREQISRAGHFVEELLRYGRPRPLELRLVEVQATVALAYSTARQGLGELAPEVAFESPDGEPVTLEADQSQLSQVFVIVLENALLALRDVPTPRLRVNCLREEATLRVLVEDSGPGIAPELLPRLFQPFVTGRRREGPRPGTGLGLAIARGIVERHGGTMSAGRSASLGGACFEVRLPLSQPAPLSAAAS, from the coding sequence ATGGGGCCCCTGTTCGCCTACAGCCTCGTGCCGGTCCTCTCGGTGTCGCTGCTCCTGTGCTTCACCGCTGCTCCGCGAGGCCGTGATGCCCGGGGCCTGACGCTCTACTGTCTCGCCACGGCCGTCTGGAGTGGGGCCCTCCTGCTGATGTGTATTCCCCAGGCCGCCTGGCTGGGCGAGCGCTTCGCCGCCACGGGGGCCTTCACGGCCGCCGCGTACCTGCACGTCGCGTTTGACGCCACCCGTCAGCGCTCCTATCGCCTCGTCGTGCTGGCCTACGTGGTGGCCACCGTCGTCACGCTGGTGGGCGCGCTCTTTCCCGACGCGTTGTATGGCCCGCTCGCGATGCAGCGCGGCCCGCTGTTCTGGCCCGTCATCGCGCTGTCCGTCTCCGCGGCGGGGGTGCCGCTGCTGCACCTGGCCCGCGAGTACCGTCGGGAGGCACCCGAGCGCAGGCCCCTGCTGTTGAGCCTCGTGTTCGTGGGGGTGCTCGCGTACTCGGGAGGGTTGGGCACGGCGCTGCTCCTGTCGGCGGGCCATGCGCTGCCCGTCGGGATGTACCTGGTGCTGGCCGCGCTCCTCGTGCTGGTCCAGGTGGTCAACTCACAGCAGCCACCGGGAGAGCGCAGGCTCCTGGAGCGCAGCCTGGTGTACTCGGCGCTGGCGGCGGTGCTGTCCGCGGGCTTCCTCTTCGGCGTGCTCACGCTGATGGCGGGCAGTGGGCAGCCCTTCCTGTTGCAGTACCGGCTGGGCGCCTTCTTCCTCCTGGCCCTCGCCGCGCTGGCCTTCGAGCCCGTGCGCCAGCGGCTCCAGGAGTGGCTGGGACAGCGGCTGCTCAAGGGCCGAGCGACGGGGACGCAGTTGGTGGCGGCCCTGGCGGAGCAGGAGGCGAGAGCGGACCAGGCGGCCCGGCTGGCGGAGCTGGGCCAGTTCACCTCCGCGGTGGCGCATGAGGTCCGCAACCCGCTGGGGGTGCTGGCCGCGCACCTGAAGCTGCTGGAGCGCCAGGGGGTGGACGCGGACGCGGTGGCCGCCATGCGCGAGCAGATATCCCGCGCGGGGCACTTCGTGGAGGAGCTGCTGCGGTACGGGCGGCCTCGGCCCCTGGAGCTGCGCCTCGTGGAGGTCCAGGCCACGGTGGCCCTGGCGTACTCCACCGCGCGTCAGGGATTGGGCGAACTGGCGCCCGAGGTGGCCTTCGAGTCCCCCGACGGCGAGCCCGTGACGCTGGAGGCGGACCAATCCCAGCTGTCGCAGGTGTTTGTGATTGTGCTGGAGAATGCCTTGCTCGCGCTGCGGGACGTACCCACGCCACGGCTGCGCGTGAACTGTCTTCGCGAGGAGGCGACGCTCCGGGTCCTCGTGGAGGACAGCGGTCCGGGCATCGCTCCGGAGCTGCTCCCGCGTCTGTTCCAACCCTTCGTCACGGGGCGCCGCCGGGAGGGGCCTCGCCCAGGGACAGGGCTGGGATTGGCCATCGCCCGAGGCATCGTCGAGCGGCATGGAGGGACGATGAGCGCCGGACGCTCCGCGTCACTCGGCGGGGCTTGCTTCGAGGTGCGTCTGCCCTTGAGCCAGCCTGCGCCACTGTCCGCCGCGGCCTCCTGA
- a CDS encoding DMT family transporter, which translates to MRHFAMVAAGATLWGCWSLFLRPAGLSWSQNAFLALVAMSLPVPWLLRGAPWKDRRATAALLVVALADAGNISLFFAAMKRGPVSVAVLTHYLAPLLLALVAPWVLAERRSLRAMVAAPVTLMGLMMLIGRPDGSGGAQMTAALGAGSALFFAAIVLGTKAATRSYSPLAVASLHAPVSAVVLLFIAGTDALPTALDGATLQVLAGGVVCGLTGTCLFNAGLRQVPTAAAGALTYLEPLTASVVGWAVFSESLTPMGVVGGLLVLCAGVWVASERRAPASTAPVPSAAP; encoded by the coding sequence GTGCGGCACTTCGCCATGGTCGCGGCCGGAGCCACCCTCTGGGGGTGCTGGTCTCTCTTCCTTCGCCCGGCCGGCCTGTCCTGGTCCCAGAACGCGTTCCTGGCCCTCGTCGCCATGTCGCTGCCCGTGCCCTGGCTCCTGCGCGGCGCTCCCTGGAAGGACCGGCGCGCCACAGCGGCCCTGCTCGTGGTGGCCCTCGCGGACGCGGGCAACATCAGCCTCTTCTTCGCCGCCATGAAGCGCGGCCCCGTGTCGGTGGCGGTGCTCACGCATTACCTGGCGCCGCTCTTGTTGGCGCTCGTGGCGCCGTGGGTGCTGGCCGAGCGGCGCTCGCTGCGCGCGATGGTAGCCGCGCCCGTGACGCTGATGGGGCTGATGATGCTCATCGGCCGGCCCGACGGAAGCGGTGGCGCGCAAATGACCGCGGCCCTGGGCGCCGGGAGCGCCCTGTTCTTCGCGGCCATCGTCCTGGGGACGAAAGCAGCGACACGGTCCTATTCTCCCCTGGCCGTCGCGTCGCTCCATGCGCCCGTGTCCGCGGTGGTGCTGTTGTTCATCGCCGGCACGGATGCGCTGCCCACGGCGCTGGATGGGGCCACGCTCCAGGTGCTCGCGGGTGGCGTGGTGTGTGGACTGACAGGCACCTGCCTCTTCAACGCCGGGCTGCGGCAGGTGCCCACCGCCGCGGCCGGAGCGCTCACCTACCTGGAGCCCCTGACGGCGTCGGTGGTGGGCTGGGCCGTCTTCTCCGAGTCCCTCACGCCCATGGGCGTCGTGGGGGGCCTGCTGGTCCTCTGCGCGGGGGTCTGGGTCGCCTCCGAGCGAAGGGCGCCCGCGTCAACCGCGCCGGTCCCGTCCGCCGCACCCTGA
- a CDS encoding tRNA-uridine aminocarboxypropyltransferase translates to MRSRTPEDLAGRCPRCFLPLLLCLCAELPSVPTRTELLIIRHHKETLKSTNTARMAALALPRCSIVSYGSPGQPFDASVLEDDGSTWLLFPDAQQIPGPEAPPPRRLIVLDGSWGQARRMVQRMPALRRLPGLKLPPPPPDSRRLRRPPHPDGMSTLEAMAGALAHLEGEDVARPLYELHERMIDRVLASRGRQSFPSCDEDAED, encoded by the coding sequence ATGAGGTCTCGAACCCCAGAGGACCTCGCGGGCCGCTGTCCGCGCTGCTTCCTGCCGTTGCTCCTGTGTCTGTGCGCCGAGCTCCCGAGCGTCCCCACGCGCACGGAGCTGCTCATCATCCGCCACCACAAGGAGACGCTGAAGTCGACCAACACGGCGCGCATGGCAGCGCTCGCGCTGCCCCGCTGCAGCATCGTCTCGTATGGCTCACCGGGCCAGCCGTTCGACGCATCCGTGCTGGAGGATGACGGCTCCACCTGGCTGCTCTTCCCGGATGCCCAGCAGATACCCGGACCGGAAGCGCCGCCACCGCGCAGGCTCATCGTCCTGGATGGGAGCTGGGGCCAGGCGCGGCGCATGGTGCAGCGGATGCCCGCGCTGCGCCGCCTGCCGGGCCTGAAGCTGCCTCCACCGCCGCCGGACTCCCGACGGCTGCGCAGACCGCCGCATCCCGACGGCATGTCCACGCTGGAGGCCATGGCCGGGGCCCTCGCGCATCTGGAGGGCGAGGACGTGGCGCGTCCGCTCTATGAACTGCACGAGCGGATGATCGACCGCGTCCTCGCGAGCCGAGGCCGACAGTCCTTCCCGTCCTGCGACGAGGACGCGGAGGACTGA